In the genome of Spirochaetia bacterium, one region contains:
- a CDS encoding ferrous iron transport protein A, with product MENTKTLAKLDVGQSGTIGAINAPKEIKRRLMDMGFTRGIKVSVVKRAPMGDPIEVSLRGYHLCLRNEQAENLVLR from the coding sequence ATGGAAAATACAAAGACACTGGCTAAACTGGATGTCGGTCAAAGCGGAACCATAGGGGCAATCAATGCACCTAAGGAAATCAAGCGACGGCTGATGGACATGGGATTTACCAGAGGCATCAAGGTCTCGGTAGTCAAAAGGGCTCCGATGGGTGATCCTATCGAAGTGTCGCTGAGAGGATACCACCTCTGCCTTCGGAATGAACAGGCTGAAAACCTGGTTCTGCGGTAG